The following are from one region of the Cloacibacterium normanense genome:
- a CDS encoding MFS transporter, giving the protein MKINMKSNTIKNRDLQIAIAVFLAGLSCFGLLYYYQALLPDLVEYFKINKAKSSFAVSSATLGMALGLITSTFLADRYSRKKVIGYCLFASAVLAFTSSFSENFNVLIALNFLKGFLLSGATSVCLAYIAEEVSENRKLRITGFYIAGNAVGGMVGRVISSQVSHYKSWQFASEFIGIWCLIFAVLFFILAPKSQNFKPKKESFKTLIEPNFKLITHPKLLPYYITGFLLLGTFVSLYNYMAFFLVKAPFNISRSWISYVYVLYISGVFGSMNVSFWERKLKNSENVLKTMSLVGILGILFFFLQNTIAVIVGLAVFTYSFFVAHTVCSKSVGNFSKEKRTVTIAFYLLLYYFGASTLGSFSGVILQKLDWQVFLVFLTLIFGIIYLIFALQKEKIEP; this is encoded by the coding sequence ATGAAAATTAATATGAAATCAAACACCATCAAAAATCGTGATTTACAAATTGCTATTGCAGTATTTTTGGCGGGATTGTCATGTTTTGGATTGTTGTATTATTATCAAGCATTGCTTCCTGATTTGGTAGAATATTTCAAAATCAATAAAGCCAAAAGCAGTTTTGCGGTTTCTTCTGCGACTTTGGGAATGGCTCTTGGTTTAATTACTTCCACTTTCTTAGCAGACCGATACAGCCGAAAAAAAGTTATCGGATATTGTTTATTTGCATCGGCAGTTTTAGCTTTTACCTCATCATTTTCTGAAAATTTCAACGTGCTGATTGCGCTTAATTTCTTGAAAGGATTTTTGCTTTCGGGTGCTACTTCGGTTTGTTTGGCTTACATTGCAGAAGAAGTTTCAGAAAACAGAAAATTAAGAATTACAGGATTTTACATCGCAGGAAATGCAGTGGGCGGAATGGTAGGAAGAGTGATTTCTTCTCAGGTTTCACATTATAAATCTTGGCAATTTGCTTCAGAATTTATTGGAATTTGGTGTCTTATTTTTGCTGTTTTATTTTTTATACTCGCTCCTAAATCACAAAATTTCAAACCAAAGAAAGAATCGTTTAAAACTTTAATAGAACCGAATTTCAAACTCATTACTCATCCCAAATTATTGCCTTATTATATTACAGGTTTTCTTTTGCTGGGAACGTTTGTCAGTTTGTACAATTACATGGCTTTTTTCTTGGTCAAAGCACCATTTAACATTTCCAGAAGCTGGATTTCTTATGTTTACGTACTCTATATTTCTGGCGTTTTTGGTTCTATGAATGTCAGTTTTTGGGAAAGAAAACTCAAAAATTCTGAAAATGTTTTAAAAACCATGAGTTTAGTCGGAATTCTAGGAATTCTCTTCTTTTTCCTGCAAAATACGATAGCTGTGATTGTAGGATTAGCCGTTTTCACGTACAGTTTTTTCGTAGCGCATACCGTTTGCAGTAAATCGGTGGGGAATTTTTCAAAAGAAAAAAGAACGGTAACCATTGCGTTTTATTTGCTGCTCTATTACTTTGGCGCAAGTACTTTAGGAAGTTTCAGCGGTGTGATTTTACAGAAATTAGATTGGCAAGTTTTCTTGGTTTTTCTCACTCTTATTTTCGGAATTATTTATTTGATTTTTGCCTTACAAAAAGAAAAAATCGAACCTTAA
- a CDS encoding uracil-DNA glycosylase, whose protein sequence is MTWTEILAPIKNTEYFETLWQKVKNEYATTKCFPPKNQIFRAIELTPFEDVEVVIIGQDPYHNDFQANGLCFSVSDLVKAPPSLKNIFTELKDDLGIEKTSNELDSWAKQGVLLLNATLTVRAHEPNSHKDLGWEKFTDFIIKEISEKKENVVFVLWGAFAQKKASLIDETKHFIIQSAHPSPFSVYRGFYGSRPFSKINEYLISKNKKPINW, encoded by the coding sequence ATGACTTGGACAGAAATTCTTGCCCCAATAAAAAATACAGAATATTTTGAAACGCTTTGGCAAAAAGTAAAAAATGAATATGCTACCACCAAATGCTTCCCACCAAAAAATCAAATTTTCCGAGCGATAGAACTCACGCCTTTTGAGGACGTTGAAGTTGTAATTATTGGTCAAGATCCTTATCATAATGATTTTCAGGCAAATGGTTTGTGTTTTTCGGTTTCTGATTTGGTAAAAGCGCCACCTTCTTTGAAGAATATTTTTACAGAACTGAAAGACGATTTGGGAATTGAAAAAACCAGTAACGAACTGGATTCTTGGGCGAAACAAGGTGTTTTATTGTTGAATGCTACTTTAACAGTTCGTGCGCATGAACCGAATTCTCACAAAGATTTGGGCTGGGAAAAATTCACAGATTTTATCATTAAAGAAATTTCTGAGAAAAAGGAAAATGTAGTTTTTGTTTTGTGGGGCGCTTTTGCACAAAAAAAAGCTTCGCTCATAGATGAAACGAAGCATTTTATCATTCAGTCGGCGCATCCTTCTCCGTTTTCGGTGTACAGAGGTTTCTATGGAAGCAGACCTTTTTCTAAAATTAATGAATATCTGATTTCTAAAAATAAGAAACCGATAAATTGGTAG
- a CDS encoding HD domain-containing protein: MYLEKEIEFILTLDQLKNVIRRNFNHDNSRRENTAEHSWQVIVFAQILFPYARNKEKIDLGRVIKMLSIHDVVEIDAGDTFFYDEKANEGKFERELASAERIFGILAEPMKSEFMNLWLEFEAGETETAIFASAVDRMIPFVMNCFNNGLSWIEAGVEFEKVQKMLRPRIELASEDMLDTFDVLIRKAFDEDKLL, translated from the coding sequence ATGTACTTAGAAAAAGAGATAGAGTTCATCCTTACTTTAGACCAACTCAAAAACGTAATCCGTAGAAATTTTAATCATGACAATTCCCGAAGAGAAAATACAGCAGAACATTCATGGCAAGTAATTGTTTTTGCGCAGATACTTTTTCCCTATGCTCGAAACAAAGAAAAAATAGATTTAGGAAGAGTAATTAAAATGCTTTCTATCCATGATGTGGTAGAAATAGATGCAGGAGATACATTTTTCTATGATGAAAAAGCAAATGAAGGGAAATTCGAGCGTGAACTGGCTTCTGCTGAAAGAATTTTCGGAATTTTGGCTGAACCTATGAAATCAGAATTTATGAATCTTTGGTTAGAATTTGAAGCTGGAGAAACCGAAACCGCCATTTTTGCAAGTGCTGTAGACAGAATGATTCCTTTTGTGATGAATTGTTTTAACAATGGTTTGAGTTGGATAGAAGCAGGAGTAGAGTTCGAGAAGGTGCAAAAAATGCTTCGTCCGAGAATAGAATTGGCTTCAGAAGATATGCTTGATACTTTTGATGTGCTGATTAGAAAGGCTTTTGACGAAGATAAACTTTTATAG
- a CDS encoding TusE/DsrC/DsvC family sulfur relay protein: MEKTYAGFTINVNDEGYLTDMNQWNHEVAKEMAKEDGLELGNRHFDVLEYLRDQQKKDVALTIRGVGKSGVVDIKEFYELFPKGPLKISSRLAGISKPKSCI; the protein is encoded by the coding sequence ATGGAAAAAACTTATGCAGGTTTTACAATCAATGTAAACGACGAGGGATACCTTACAGACATGAACCAATGGAATCACGAAGTAGCTAAAGAAATGGCTAAAGAAGACGGTTTAGAATTAGGAAACAGACATTTCGACGTGTTAGAATATTTAAGAGACCAACAGAAAAAAGATGTAGCATTAACCATAAGAGGCGTAGGAAAATCTGGCGTAGTAGATATTAAAGAATTCTATGAATTGTTCCCAAAAGGACCACTTAAAATCTCTAGTAGATTAGCAGGAATTTCTAAACCAAAATCTTGTATTTAA
- a CDS encoding DUF456 domain-containing protein, protein MEQNIITIVSLIIIGIGILGTFLPILPGLAVSFVGLILYKYGANPDFSVWYIVIFGILTLISLVLNYIIPIKTTEKYGGSNYGKYGGFIGTIVGLFFPPLGFLIGMLLGVFLGELLHDRNDKQKALKATKGAFIGFIYGTGFNLMIGLAMFLVVLINIFNS, encoded by the coding sequence AGCAAAATATTATTACCATTGTCTCTCTTATCATCATAGGAATAGGAATTCTAGGAACTTTCTTGCCTATTTTACCAGGATTAGCGGTGAGTTTTGTAGGATTAATTCTTTACAAATACGGTGCAAATCCAGATTTTTCTGTTTGGTATATTGTCATTTTTGGGATTTTAACGCTCATTTCATTGGTGCTCAATTACATTATTCCCATCAAAACCACAGAGAAATATGGCGGCAGCAATTACGGAAAATATGGAGGTTTCATTGGGACGATAGTTGGACTATTTTTTCCACCACTTGGTTTTCTTATTGGTATGTTATTAGGTGTTTTCTTAGGCGAACTCTTGCATGATAGAAACGACAAACAAAAAGCACTCAAAGCTACAAAAGGTGCTTTCATTGGCTTCATCTACGGAACGGGTTTTAATCTTATGATAGGATTGGCAATGTTTTTGGTAGTACTTATTAATATCTTCAATTCTTAA
- a CDS encoding endonuclease MutS2, producing MQVTKENLQELEFPKLLAEISPYAYSPKVAEKILHLKLLKIDEAEITLKKTAEYLTSYESSNAIPFSEYEDIEAELKVMHIENFRLENAAFIKIKNLTEQIGKLQKFFPVLAETFPILLEEVMQLDFKKEIVDKIDKVFNRFGEVKSEASPILKSLRTEIQHAKKHIQENFSKTLSHLSSTDFLDEIKETVIDDQRVLAVKSGFKKRVPGRVLGVSKTGSITYIQPESVSRHYFKLREAEEEEKKEVDKILRKLTAEIAIFAPELEEYQKYIFDLDITRAKAKFAEKIGGVLPKINRHKTMRLVNAFHPLLLLRNREEKKEIYPQTLTLTEHNRILCISGPNAGGKSITLKTVGLLQLMIQSGILVPVHPKSEMFFFEKIRTDIGDNQSIENHLSTYSSRLKKMSGIIREADDNTLLLIDEFGTGSDPELGGALAESFLEFFYEKKSFAIITTHYTNIKLVVEQLPNATNAAMLFDEYSLEPLYKLEVGQAGSSFTFEVAEKNRIPRFIIKNARSKVEKDVVNLDKTIVKLQQEKFEVEKLKSNLVEQKESVEDKRENLQKLNEQLQQKLYNFQKLYEEEHRKLQFGNKIEAFIDGYLKGKSRKDIVKDFVKILEQEKFRKLGSDKAESEKLKVTKRKVEQQLKKENIQVQIAETNQKLEEKTQKERAVWMKVGQRVRIAGSTSVGTIETIHKNGKVTVNYGLFKTQISQDELERI from the coding sequence GTGCAAGTAACCAAAGAAAATTTACAAGAATTAGAATTCCCGAAATTGCTCGCGGAAATTTCTCCTTATGCGTATTCGCCAAAAGTGGCAGAAAAAATCCTTCATCTCAAACTTTTAAAAATAGATGAAGCAGAAATTACTTTGAAAAAAACTGCCGAATATCTCACGAGTTACGAGAGTTCAAACGCAATTCCGTTTAGTGAATACGAAGACATAGAAGCAGAACTCAAGGTAATGCATATCGAAAATTTCAGGTTAGAAAACGCTGCTTTTATCAAGATTAAAAACCTCACCGAACAAATCGGGAAATTGCAGAAATTCTTTCCCGTGCTTGCCGAAACCTTCCCTATTTTGCTGGAAGAAGTGATGCAATTGGATTTCAAAAAGGAAATTGTAGATAAAATCGACAAAGTTTTTAATCGTTTTGGCGAAGTAAAATCTGAAGCTTCTCCTATTTTAAAATCTTTGAGAACCGAAATTCAGCACGCTAAAAAACACATTCAAGAGAATTTTAGCAAAACGCTTTCTCACCTTTCTTCAACCGATTTTTTAGATGAAATTAAAGAAACGGTGATTGATGACCAAAGAGTTTTGGCAGTAAAATCTGGCTTCAAAAAACGTGTTCCTGGTAGAGTTTTAGGCGTTTCTAAAACAGGTTCTATCACTTACATTCAGCCAGAAAGTGTTTCTAGACATTATTTTAAACTTCGTGAAGCGGAAGAAGAAGAAAAGAAAGAAGTGGATAAAATTCTGCGAAAACTTACGGCAGAAATTGCCATTTTCGCACCTGAATTAGAAGAATATCAAAAATATATATTCGATTTAGATATCACCAGAGCAAAAGCCAAATTTGCAGAAAAAATTGGCGGCGTTTTGCCGAAAATCAATCGTCATAAAACCATGAGATTGGTCAACGCATTTCACCCGTTGCTTTTATTGAGAAACCGAGAAGAAAAAAAGGAAATCTATCCGCAAACATTGACTTTGACGGAGCATAACCGAATTCTCTGTATTTCTGGACCAAATGCTGGTGGAAAATCCATCACGCTGAAAACCGTTGGTTTGCTTCAACTCATGATTCAGAGTGGAATTTTGGTTCCTGTTCATCCGAAATCTGAAATGTTCTTTTTTGAAAAAATTAGAACGGATATTGGTGACAATCAATCTATTGAAAATCACCTTTCTACCTACAGTTCTCGACTCAAAAAAATGTCTGGAATTATCAGAGAAGCTGATGATAATACTTTGCTTCTGATTGATGAATTCGGAACGGGTTCTGATCCAGAATTAGGTGGCGCTTTAGCAGAAAGTTTTCTAGAATTTTTTTACGAAAAAAAATCTTTCGCGATTATTACCACGCATTACACCAACATTAAATTGGTGGTAGAACAATTGCCCAATGCGACCAATGCGGCGATGCTTTTCGATGAATATTCATTGGAACCTTTATATAAATTAGAAGTGGGACAAGCTGGAAGTTCTTTCACTTTTGAAGTGGCAGAAAAAAATAGAATTCCAAGATTTATCATTAAAAATGCTCGTTCTAAAGTAGAAAAAGACGTGGTAAATCTCGATAAAACCATCGTGAAATTGCAACAAGAAAAATTTGAGGTTGAAAAACTGAAATCTAACCTTGTCGAGCAAAAAGAATCGGTAGAAGATAAGCGTGAAAATCTGCAAAAACTGAATGAGCAACTTCAACAAAAACTGTATAATTTTCAGAAATTGTATGAAGAAGAACATCGAAAATTACAGTTTGGAAATAAAATAGAAGCCTTTATTGATGGTTATCTGAAAGGAAAATCCAGAAAAGATATCGTGAAAGATTTTGTAAAAATTCTGGAGCAGGAAAAATTCCGAAAACTAGGCTCAGACAAAGCAGAATCTGAGAAACTGAAAGTTACCAAACGTAAAGTAGAACAACAACTGAAAAAAGAAAACATACAAGTTCAAATTGCAGAAACCAACCAAAAATTGGAAGAAAAAACGCAAAAAGAACGCGCCGTTTGGATGAAAGTTGGTCAACGTGTAAGAATTGCGGGTTCTACTTCTGTGGGAACCATAGAAACCATTCACAAAAACGGAAAAGTAACCGTGAATTACGGACTTTTTAAAACGCAAATTTCTCAAGACGAGTTGGAGAGAATTTAA
- a CDS encoding DsrE/DsrF/DrsH-like family protein has protein sequence METTLLKNPLADLDKSLKPIEKVMVIISKGTLESVYAGFILANGARMEGMEAEIFFTFFGLDAVIKDRLKDIHVATVGNPAMHMPTMLGGLPGMEALATKMMKSKMEKLDIPPIDEFIEILSASGCRLWVCKLAFEMFDLKEEDLTPEVEGILTVGDFYARAAGEGTQIIFI, from the coding sequence ATGGAAACTACATTATTAAAAAATCCATTAGCAGATTTAGATAAATCTCTAAAACCTATAGAAAAAGTAATGGTAATCATTTCTAAAGGAACTTTAGAAAGTGTTTACGCAGGTTTTATTTTGGCAAACGGTGCGAGAATGGAAGGTATGGAAGCAGAAATTTTCTTTACTTTCTTCGGACTAGATGCTGTAATTAAAGACAGACTAAAAGACATTCATGTGGCTACTGTGGGAAATCCTGCAATGCACATGCCTACCATGTTAGGAGGTTTACCAGGAATGGAAGCTCTTGCTACCAAAATGATGAAATCTAAAATGGAAAAACTAGACATTCCGCCAATTGATGAATTTATAGAAATTTTATCAGCTTCTGGTTGCAGACTTTGGGTTTGTAAATTGGCTTTTGAAATGTTTGATTTAAAAGAAGAAGACTTAACTCCAGAAGTGGAAGGCATCTTAACCGTAGGAGATTTCTACGCAAGAGCAGCTGGAGAAGGCACTCAAATTATTTTTATCTAA
- a CDS encoding isopenicillin N synthase family dioxygenase → MNKIPSVDLRDFLSGDETRKQKFVNEIGKAYEEIGFVALKGHFLDQNLVDQLYAEIKNFFSLPVEAKSKYEIPGIGGQRGYVGFGKETAKGFKAADLKEFWHFGQYLPEGSKYLAEYPENVEVAEAPEFNKVGKEAYKMLEKTGIYVLRALALYVGLDEFYFDKFVAEGNSILRPIHYPPITEEPKDAVRAAAHGDINLITLLMGAHGKGLQVRDHEGNLVDAIAQPDELMINVGDMLSRHTNNKLKSTIHQVVNPERELWGTSRYSIPFFMHPVSEMPLNCLENCIDEDHPKLYEDTTAGEFLHERLVELGLIK, encoded by the coding sequence ATGAATAAAATTCCTAGCGTAGACTTACGCGATTTTCTTTCGGGAGACGAAACAAGAAAACAAAAATTTGTAAATGAAATTGGTAAAGCATACGAAGAAATAGGCTTCGTAGCGCTAAAAGGTCATTTCTTAGACCAAAATTTAGTAGACCAATTGTACGCCGAAATCAAAAACTTCTTTAGCCTTCCTGTAGAAGCAAAATCAAAATATGAAATTCCTGGAATTGGTGGTCAAAGAGGTTATGTAGGTTTCGGAAAAGAAACTGCAAAAGGCTTCAAAGCAGCAGATTTAAAAGAGTTTTGGCATTTCGGACAATATTTACCAGAAGGTTCTAAATATTTAGCAGAATATCCAGAAAATGTAGAAGTTGCAGAAGCGCCAGAATTTAACAAAGTAGGAAAAGAAGCCTATAAAATGTTAGAAAAAACTGGAATTTATGTATTGAGAGCTTTAGCATTATATGTAGGTTTAGATGAGTTTTATTTCGATAAATTTGTAGCAGAAGGAAACAGTATTCTTAGACCAATTCACTATCCACCAATTACGGAAGAGCCAAAAGATGCAGTAAGAGCAGCAGCTCATGGTGATATTAATTTAATCACTCTTTTAATGGGAGCTCACGGAAAAGGATTGCAAGTAAGAGACCACGAAGGAAATTTGGTAGATGCGATTGCTCAACCAGACGAATTGATGATTAATGTGGGCGATATGCTTTCTAGACACACCAATAATAAACTGAAATCTACAATTCACCAAGTGGTAAATCCAGAGAGAGAATTATGGGGAACTTCTAGATATTCTATTCCGTTTTTCATGCATCCAGTAAGCGAAATGCCGTTAAACTGTTTAGAAAATTGTATTGACGAAGACCATCCTAAATTATACGAAGACACGACTGCTGGAGAATTCTTGCACGAAAGATTAGTAGAATTAGGATTGATTAAATAA
- the sqr gene encoding type III sulfide quinone reductase, selenoprotein subtype, with translation MKNLVILGAGTAGTMMANHLVKKLNKKDWQITLVDQFKSHYYQPGFLFIPFGTYQPEDVKRTIDEFLPKGIQLIREKIDRIDKDTDTVILESGRNVKYDILIIATGCKIAPEEVPGMKGDTWQKNIFDFYTFEGSCALAKKLETWPGGKLVVHITEMPIKCPVAPLEFAFLADDFFTKKGMRDKVEISYVTPLSGAFTKEKCTKALEYLLKDKNIKIVPDFAVEHIEGENGKMFDYGGEVVDFDLLVTVPTNMGDECILRSGFGDDLNYVPTDKNTLQSKVKENIFVIGDATNVPASKAGSVAHFEAEILTENILKYIEGKPLNPEFDGHANCFIETGKGKALLIDFNYDVEPLKGKFPFAGIGPLNLLEESAFNHFGKMAFKWVYWNMLLPARKIPFVTPTMSRAGKKFDKETV, from the coding sequence ATGAAAAACTTAGTAATCTTAGGAGCAGGAACCGCCGGAACTATGATGGCGAATCACCTAGTAAAAAAACTGAATAAAAAAGATTGGCAAATTACTTTGGTAGATCAATTTAAGTCTCATTACTATCAGCCAGGATTTTTATTTATTCCTTTTGGAACCTATCAACCAGAAGATGTAAAAAGAACGATTGATGAATTTTTACCAAAAGGAATTCAACTTATTCGTGAAAAAATCGACAGAATAGATAAAGATACAGATACCGTTATTTTAGAAAGCGGAAGAAATGTAAAATATGATATTCTCATCATTGCTACAGGTTGTAAAATCGCTCCAGAAGAAGTTCCTGGAATGAAAGGAGACACTTGGCAAAAAAATATTTTCGATTTCTACACTTTCGAGGGAAGTTGTGCTTTGGCAAAAAAATTAGAAACTTGGCCAGGAGGAAAATTAGTTGTTCACATCACCGAAATGCCAATAAAATGTCCTGTTGCTCCGCTAGAATTTGCATTTTTAGCAGACGACTTCTTCACCAAAAAAGGAATGAGAGACAAAGTAGAAATTTCTTACGTTACTCCACTTTCTGGTGCATTTACTAAAGAAAAATGCACCAAAGCTTTAGAATATCTATTAAAAGATAAAAACATCAAGATTGTTCCTGATTTCGCAGTAGAGCACATAGAAGGAGAAAACGGAAAAATGTTCGATTACGGTGGCGAAGTGGTAGATTTTGATTTATTAGTTACTGTTCCTACCAATATGGGAGATGAATGTATTCTTCGTTCAGGTTTTGGAGATGATCTAAACTATGTTCCTACTGATAAAAATACCTTACAAAGTAAAGTAAAAGAAAACATTTTCGTAATCGGTGATGCTACGAATGTTCCTGCTTCTAAAGCTGGTTCTGTAGCACATTTCGAAGCCGAAATTCTTACTGAAAATATTCTAAAATATATAGAAGGAAAACCACTTAATCCAGAATTTGACGGTCACGCCAATTGTTTCATAGAAACAGGAAAAGGAAAAGCATTATTGATTGACTTCAATTATGATGTGGAACCATTAAAAGGAAAATTCCCATTTGCTGGAATCGGTCCGCTAAATTTATTAGAAGAAAGTGCTTTTAACCACTTCGGAAAAATGGCTTTCAAATGGGTGTATTGGAATATGCTTCTTCCTGCTAGAAAAATACCTTTCGTAACGCCTACTATGAGCAGAGCAGGAAAGAAATTTGACAAAGAAACAGTATAA